In Promicromonospora sp. Populi, one genomic interval encodes:
- a CDS encoding PepSY-associated TM helix domain-containing protein — MTETLDTSTSTSSLPADGDPSPPRPGRRPWFGALLRRLHFYAGLLVGPFILVAATSGALYALAPALEQVVYDRELHAPVTDTRVSLAEQVEAAQAHVGAGVALTAVRPAPEPGDTTRILFSQDGLGSSESRAVFVDPGTGEVRGDLTSYGSSGSLPLRSWVSNLHRSLHLGDPGRLYSELAASWLGIVATVGLVLWINRLRAARRRTGVVRPKPRQTGYRRLLSWHTTIGATVVLAAVFLSITGITWSQHAGANVGDLRTTLGWLTPSLDTSLAAEESDEGGEHAGHGGTTPDPAGVTDPATFDAVLATAQAINVNTGHVEIVPPAEPGTAWVVQENKSSYPTAGDSVAVDGTTMQVVHRTDFAEFSLPAKLTTWGIDLHMGLLFGLANQLVLFVLALGIGAMVVLGYTMWWKRRPTREPRGLAGPAPRRGALRGAPWWGLAAVVAVAVGIGWFLPLVGYTLAGFVVLDVLVGAYQARRDGSSVSP; from the coding sequence ATGACCGAAACCCTCGACACCTCCACCTCCACGTCCAGCCTGCCCGCCGACGGCGACCCCTCGCCGCCCCGCCCCGGCCGTAGACCGTGGTTCGGCGCGCTGCTGCGGCGCCTGCACTTCTACGCCGGCCTCCTGGTGGGCCCGTTCATCCTGGTCGCCGCGACCAGCGGCGCCCTCTACGCGCTGGCTCCCGCGCTGGAGCAGGTGGTCTACGACCGCGAGCTGCACGCCCCGGTCACCGACACGCGGGTGAGTCTCGCCGAGCAGGTCGAGGCCGCCCAGGCCCACGTAGGTGCCGGCGTCGCGCTCACCGCGGTGCGCCCCGCACCCGAGCCGGGCGACACCACCCGGATCCTGTTCAGCCAGGACGGCCTGGGGTCGAGCGAGTCCCGCGCCGTCTTCGTCGACCCCGGGACCGGGGAGGTCCGCGGCGACCTGACGAGCTACGGCTCCAGCGGCTCGTTGCCGCTGCGCAGCTGGGTCTCCAACCTGCACCGGAGCCTGCACCTCGGGGATCCGGGGCGGCTATACAGCGAGCTCGCGGCGTCCTGGCTCGGGATCGTCGCGACGGTGGGGCTCGTGCTGTGGATCAACCGGCTCCGCGCGGCCCGCCGTCGCACCGGCGTCGTCCGACCGAAGCCGCGGCAGACCGGCTACCGGCGCCTGCTGTCCTGGCACACCACCATCGGCGCGACGGTGGTGCTGGCCGCCGTGTTCCTGTCCATCACCGGGATCACCTGGTCCCAGCACGCCGGCGCCAACGTCGGCGACCTGCGCACCACGCTCGGCTGGCTCACCCCGTCCCTGGACACGAGCCTGGCGGCCGAGGAGTCCGACGAGGGCGGGGAGCACGCTGGCCACGGGGGTACGACGCCCGACCCGGCCGGCGTCACGGACCCCGCGACCTTCGACGCCGTCCTGGCCACCGCCCAGGCCATCAACGTCAACACCGGGCACGTCGAGATCGTGCCGCCGGCCGAGCCGGGCACCGCGTGGGTGGTGCAGGAGAACAAGAGCAGCTACCCGACGGCGGGCGACTCCGTCGCTGTCGACGGGACCACCATGCAGGTGGTGCACCGCACCGACTTCGCGGAGTTCTCGCTGCCCGCCAAGCTCACGACGTGGGGCATCGACCTCCACATGGGTCTCCTGTTCGGCCTGGCCAACCAGCTGGTGCTGTTTGTGCTCGCCCTGGGTATCGGCGCCATGGTGGTGCTCGGGTACACGATGTGGTGGAAGCGGCGGCCGACCCGCGAGCCGCGCGGTCTTGCCGGTCCAGCGCCGCGGCGTGGGGCGCTGCGCGGCGCCCCGTGGTGGGGCCTGGCGGCCGTCGTCGCGGTCGCCGTCGGGATCGGGTGGTTCCTGCCGCTGGTCGGGTACACCCTCGCTGGGTTCGTCGTGCTCGACGTGCTCGTGGGTGCCTACCAGGCGCGGCGGGACGGGAGCTCCGTATCACCGTGA
- a CDS encoding DUF5134 domain-containing protein produces MPSDPVVQWAVAGVFAALSAHSVWRLATARQVFVGLGYLFHLGMNLDMVAMVWPWWAQIPTLSQLGFFAVGAVFFASAAGWYAGDALPRGAAGDRRQLCCHHRDAPAQAAHAVMMLAMVWAVAVMSQMRHAGHGAHAAPLGSWTTGAGVLLAAALLVGGALFLVYLSRHLRERGSVWDRNGADHVASALMSLGMVAMCGLMLSG; encoded by the coding sequence GTGCCGTCGGACCCGGTCGTGCAGTGGGCGGTGGCGGGTGTGTTCGCCGCCCTGAGCGCTCACTCCGTGTGGCGCCTCGCCACTGCCCGGCAGGTGTTCGTAGGGCTGGGCTACCTGTTCCACCTGGGCATGAACCTCGACATGGTGGCCATGGTGTGGCCGTGGTGGGCGCAGATACCAACGCTCTCGCAGCTCGGATTCTTCGCTGTGGGAGCGGTCTTCTTCGCTTCCGCAGCGGGGTGGTACGCGGGCGACGCGCTACCCCGTGGCGCGGCCGGGGACCGGCGGCAGCTGTGCTGCCACCACCGGGACGCTCCGGCTCAGGCTGCGCATGCCGTCATGATGCTGGCCATGGTGTGGGCGGTGGCGGTCATGAGCCAGATGCGGCACGCGGGCCACGGCGCGCACGCCGCGCCGCTGGGCTCCTGGACCACGGGCGCGGGAGTGCTGCTCGCCGCGGCGCTCCTGGTCGGTGGCGCCCTGTTCCTCGTGTACCTCTCGCGGCATCTGCGCGAGCGCGGTTCGGTCTGGGACCGGAACGGCGCCGATCACGTCGCGAGTGCCCTCATGAGCCTCGGGATGGTCGCCATGTGCGGGCTCATGCTGAGCGGCTAG
- a CDS encoding BlaI/MecI/CopY family transcriptional regulator: MSGRTRERGQLEAEVMRILWDHEGAIGARVIQEGFGDGHVPAYTTLLTVLDRLQKKGEVVRVAASPRKVRFRPTRSDGERAGAAMLSALEGSGDREEALLRFADHLTARDVEMLQRALRPRQVLGRRQAG; encoded by the coding sequence ATGTCTGGCAGGACTCGCGAGCGTGGTCAGCTCGAAGCGGAGGTCATGCGCATCCTCTGGGACCACGAGGGCGCGATCGGAGCGCGAGTGATCCAGGAGGGGTTCGGGGACGGTCATGTCCCGGCGTACACAACCCTCCTGACGGTGCTCGACCGCCTCCAGAAGAAGGGCGAGGTGGTCCGGGTCGCCGCGTCCCCCCGGAAGGTCCGCTTCCGCCCCACCCGGTCGGACGGCGAGCGCGCGGGAGCGGCGATGCTCTCCGCGCTCGAAGGCAGCGGCGACCGCGAGGAAGCGCTGCTCCGGTTCGCGGACCACCTGACCGCTAGGGACGTCGAGATGCTGCAGCGTGCGCTGCGACCGCGGCAGGTTCTGGGACGGCGACAGGCGGGCTGA
- a CDS encoding methyltransferase, which translates to MSVVSALSAVRWTENGTPFSAPWHSENEAPVPARVVAVDDRTTAKAAYRMAREGTGLLWRGDFHNARQLLRAMDRLHQRSHPVPTADDAATLFHRHRAARAKRSGLLGRLLVVLEPDHSLGLRRAPDVREACDQAYGLVDGDPAAADDGTCVSLTELVGVLSAYEWHKRGVEIGALGARIHPAYGVFSPVRGEYIDLVAKAPFPDDAAPPVVFDLGTGTGVLAAVLARRGAGRVVATDINPRAVACARENMRRLGLADRVQVREADLWPSGRADLIVCNPPWLPARPTSALELGIYDPDSDLLRRFLDGLVDHLNPAGEAWLILSDLAEHLGLRTREELLARFTAAGLRIAGRSDTAPQHPRATDTADLLHEARRREVTSLWRLVRG; encoded by the coding sequence ATGTCTGTTGTCTCTGCTCTCTCGGCTGTCCGCTGGACCGAGAACGGAACACCCTTCTCCGCACCCTGGCACTCCGAGAACGAGGCCCCCGTGCCGGCGCGCGTTGTCGCCGTCGACGATCGCACCACGGCGAAGGCCGCGTACCGCATGGCCCGGGAGGGCACCGGTCTGCTGTGGCGCGGCGACTTCCACAACGCCCGGCAGCTGCTGCGCGCGATGGACCGGCTGCACCAGCGTTCCCACCCCGTCCCAACCGCGGACGACGCGGCGACGCTGTTCCACCGGCATCGTGCGGCGCGCGCCAAGCGATCCGGGCTGCTCGGGCGACTGCTGGTTGTGCTCGAACCGGACCACTCCCTGGGACTACGCCGGGCGCCCGACGTACGGGAGGCGTGCGATCAGGCGTACGGCTTGGTCGACGGCGACCCGGCTGCTGCCGACGACGGCACGTGTGTCTCGCTCACCGAGCTCGTAGGTGTGCTCAGCGCCTACGAGTGGCACAAGCGGGGCGTCGAGATCGGCGCGTTGGGCGCGCGCATCCATCCCGCGTACGGCGTTTTCTCGCCGGTGCGCGGGGAGTACATCGACCTGGTCGCCAAGGCGCCGTTCCCCGACGACGCCGCGCCGCCCGTCGTCTTCGACCTGGGCACCGGGACCGGTGTGCTCGCCGCCGTCCTCGCCCGCCGCGGGGCGGGACGGGTGGTAGCCACCGATATCAACCCCCGCGCGGTGGCGTGCGCCCGCGAGAACATGCGCCGGCTCGGGCTTGCTGACCGAGTACAGGTCCGCGAGGCCGACCTGTGGCCGAGCGGGCGGGCCGATCTGATCGTCTGCAACCCGCCCTGGCTGCCCGCGCGCCCCACCTCGGCCCTGGAGCTCGGGATCTACGACCCCGACTCCGACCTGCTCCGCCGGTTCCTCGACGGGCTAGTCGATCATCTCAACCCGGCGGGTGAGGCCTGGCTCATCCTCTCCGACCTTGCCGAACACCTCGGGTTGCGGACCCGCGAGGAGCTCCTCGCCCGTTTCACCGCCGCCGGCCTGCGGATTGCCGGCCGGTCCGACACCGCCCCGCAGCACCCCCGCGCCACAGACACCGCGGACCTGCTCCATGAGGCACGACGACGTGAGGTCACATCGCTGTGGCGGCTGGTGCGGGGCTGA
- the metG gene encoding methionine--tRNA ligase, translating to MARHLVTSALPYINGIKHLGNMVGSMLPADVYARYLRQRGHDVLYICATDEHGTPAELAAAAAGLPVAEFCAQAHETQKKIYEGFGLSFDHFGRSSSPQNAETTQHFARRLQENGFIEERAIRQVYSPVDGRFLPDRYVEGTCPHCGYDRARGDQCENCTRVLDPTDLIDPRSAISGSTDLEVRETKHLFLLQSKLQGEVEAWIDKNGTDWPLLSTSIARKWLAEGLHDRAITRDLEWGVPVPADTWPELAAEGKVFYVWFDAPIEYIGATQEWADAGSGAGAARDWKSWWYQADDVRYTQFMAKDNVPFHTVMFPATQLGVREPWTMVDYVKGFSWLTYYGGKFSTSQKRGIFTDAALEILPADYWRYFLVANAPESDDSSFTWEHFAGTVNKDLADTLGNFVNRVLTFSAKRFGDAVPAGGEPGAAEEKLGAEVARLLAELEEHMEALQYRKAANALRALWSAGNAYLVEKEPWKQVKVDPDAAAVSLRTAMNLIHLYAVVSEPFIPETAATLRGVFALEDDAATWVTPEGAMSLSAVPAGTTFSVPPVLFAKITDEDLEEYRTRFGAAEA from the coding sequence ATGGCTCGCCACCTTGTCACCAGTGCGCTTCCGTATATCAACGGCATCAAGCACCTGGGGAACATGGTCGGGTCGATGCTCCCGGCCGACGTCTACGCGCGCTACCTGCGCCAGCGCGGCCACGACGTGCTGTACATCTGCGCCACGGACGAGCACGGCACGCCGGCCGAGCTGGCGGCGGCCGCGGCGGGGCTGCCGGTAGCGGAGTTCTGCGCGCAGGCCCACGAGACGCAGAAGAAGATCTACGAGGGCTTCGGGCTCTCGTTCGACCACTTCGGGCGCAGCTCGTCGCCGCAGAACGCGGAGACCACCCAGCACTTCGCGCGGCGCCTCCAGGAGAACGGCTTCATCGAGGAGCGCGCGATCCGGCAGGTGTACTCGCCGGTCGACGGCCGGTTCCTGCCCGACCGCTACGTCGAGGGCACGTGCCCGCACTGCGGCTACGACCGGGCGCGCGGCGACCAGTGCGAGAACTGCACCCGCGTGCTGGACCCGACGGACCTGATCGACCCCCGTTCGGCGATCAGCGGCTCCACCGACCTGGAGGTGCGCGAGACCAAGCACCTGTTCCTGCTCCAGTCGAAGCTGCAGGGCGAGGTCGAGGCGTGGATCGACAAGAACGGCACGGACTGGCCGCTGCTGTCGACGTCGATCGCACGCAAGTGGCTCGCCGAGGGCCTGCACGACCGCGCGATCACGCGCGACCTGGAGTGGGGCGTGCCGGTCCCGGCCGACACGTGGCCCGAGCTCGCGGCCGAGGGCAAGGTCTTCTACGTCTGGTTCGACGCCCCGATCGAGTACATCGGCGCCACCCAGGAATGGGCCGACGCCGGCTCGGGCGCCGGTGCGGCCCGGGACTGGAAGTCCTGGTGGTACCAGGCCGACGACGTCCGCTACACGCAGTTCATGGCCAAGGACAACGTCCCGTTCCACACGGTGATGTTCCCCGCCACGCAGCTCGGCGTCCGCGAGCCGTGGACGATGGTCGACTACGTCAAGGGCTTCAGCTGGCTCACCTACTACGGCGGCAAGTTCTCGACGTCGCAGAAGCGGGGCATCTTCACCGACGCCGCGCTGGAGATCCTGCCGGCCGACTACTGGCGCTACTTCCTCGTCGCGAACGCACCCGAGTCCGACGACTCCTCGTTCACCTGGGAGCACTTCGCCGGGACGGTGAACAAGGACCTGGCCGACACGCTCGGCAACTTCGTCAACCGGGTCCTGACGTTCTCCGCCAAGCGGTTCGGCGACGCCGTCCCGGCGGGCGGCGAGCCGGGTGCGGCCGAGGAGAAGCTCGGTGCGGAGGTGGCCCGGCTCCTCGCGGAGCTCGAGGAGCACATGGAGGCCCTGCAGTACCGCAAGGCCGCGAATGCCCTGCGCGCCCTGTGGTCGGCCGGCAACGCCTACCTGGTCGAGAAGGAGCCGTGGAAGCAGGTCAAGGTTGATCCCGACGCCGCGGCGGTCTCGCTGCGCACCGCGATGAACCTGATCCACCTGTATGCGGTGGTCTCGGAGCCGTTCATCCCGGAGACGGCCGCGACACTCCGGGGGGTCTTCGCGCTGGAGGACGACGCCGCGACCTGGGTCACCCCGGAGGGCGCGATGTCGCTCTCCGCCGTTCCCGCCGGTACGACCTTCTCGGTCCCCCCGGTCCTCTTTGCCAAGATCACTGACGAGGACCTGGAGGAGTACCGCACCCGCTTCGGCGCCGCTGAGGCCTAG
- a CDS encoding SufE family protein — translation MSTNDVDLPEALAELREAFLETPERDRLQLLLEVSQELPPLPARYADAPERLERVQECQSPVYAFAEVDDAGVVAFYATAPEEAPTTRGFASILAQGLTGLTAQQVLDVPEDFPLQLGLTKVVSLLRLNGMAGMLARAKRQVREQLAAAQV, via the coding sequence ATGAGCACCAACGACGTCGACCTGCCCGAAGCCCTCGCCGAGCTGCGGGAAGCCTTCCTGGAGACGCCCGAGCGCGACCGCCTCCAGCTCCTGCTGGAGGTGTCGCAAGAGCTGCCGCCGCTGCCCGCCAGGTACGCGGACGCGCCGGAGCGGCTGGAACGGGTCCAGGAGTGCCAGTCCCCCGTCTACGCCTTCGCCGAGGTGGACGACGCCGGAGTGGTCGCCTTCTACGCGACCGCCCCGGAGGAGGCGCCCACCACGCGCGGCTTCGCGTCGATCCTGGCACAGGGCCTGACCGGACTCACGGCGCAGCAGGTGCTGGACGTGCCGGAGGACTTCCCGCTGCAGCTCGGCCTGACCAAGGTGGTCAGCCTGCTACGCCTGAACGGCATGGCGGGCATGCTGGCCCGCGCCAAGCGCCAGGTCCGGGAGCAGCTGGCGGCGGCCCAGGTCTAG
- a CDS encoding transcriptional regulator: MTQVPHRDAQWVRAAYESFVGSAGSHEPDGIDPVVAASWRRSLRNGVDPDHPGEVAVAASADLDDYRRNHPLAIAMPLVRDLVGGATSDDLVIAVSDDIGRLLWIEGRGPVRSAVDHVGFVEGAVWREESVGTNAPGTALATRAPVQVLGAEHFARPVQRLSCTAAPVHDPAGGIIGVLDLTGGSAAGFHVALALVRATVAMVERELAARTAARLRESDGGRPAWAGGLDVDLGLGVGAPDRTPDLRVLGTPTLRERRISLRHAEILLLLAEHPRGLGAEELAVLLHPGDLSLVAVRAEISRLRRVADGVLGGPLLAGSRPYRLARPLSSDVDTVRSRLGRSDVRGALTAYAEPLLRRSVAPGVERLREEVAAEVREAVHACDDASAVEQWTARDEGADDHAAWTRLARLTPPGGPQAARAWAHLGVLDRRLS; encoded by the coding sequence ATGACGCAGGTGCCACACCGGGACGCGCAGTGGGTTCGCGCGGCGTACGAGAGCTTCGTCGGTTCTGCCGGCTCGCACGAACCCGACGGGATCGATCCCGTCGTCGCGGCCTCGTGGCGCCGGAGCCTGCGTAACGGTGTGGACCCGGACCATCCGGGCGAGGTGGCCGTCGCGGCGTCGGCCGACCTCGACGACTACCGACGCAACCACCCGCTCGCCATCGCGATGCCCCTCGTGCGCGACCTGGTGGGCGGTGCCACGAGCGACGACCTGGTGATCGCGGTGTCGGACGACATCGGCCGTCTCCTGTGGATAGAGGGCCGGGGACCGGTGCGCTCCGCGGTGGACCACGTCGGGTTCGTCGAGGGCGCGGTCTGGCGCGAGGAGTCCGTGGGCACCAATGCGCCCGGAACGGCCCTCGCCACGCGGGCTCCGGTCCAGGTGCTCGGGGCCGAGCACTTCGCGCGCCCGGTCCAGCGGCTGAGCTGCACCGCGGCCCCGGTGCACGACCCGGCGGGCGGGATCATCGGCGTCCTCGACCTCACCGGCGGCAGCGCCGCCGGCTTCCACGTCGCCCTCGCGCTGGTGCGGGCAACCGTCGCGATGGTCGAGCGCGAGCTCGCCGCACGCACCGCCGCACGGCTCCGGGAGTCCGACGGCGGCCGCCCGGCCTGGGCGGGTGGCCTCGACGTGGACCTGGGTCTGGGTGTCGGCGCGCCCGACCGCACCCCCGACCTCCGGGTGCTCGGCACGCCCACCCTGCGCGAGCGGCGGATCTCCCTGCGGCACGCCGAGATCCTGCTGCTGCTCGCCGAGCACCCCCGCGGGCTCGGCGCGGAGGAGCTCGCCGTGCTGCTGCACCCCGGCGACCTGTCGCTCGTGGCGGTGCGCGCGGAGATCTCCCGCCTGCGCAGGGTGGCCGACGGCGTCCTGGGTGGCCCGCTGCTCGCCGGGTCGCGGCCCTACCGGCTCGCGCGCCCGCTCTCGTCCGACGTCGACACCGTGCGATCCCGGCTTGGCCGCAGCGACGTGCGCGGCGCGCTGACGGCCTACGCCGAGCCGCTGCTGCGCCGGTCGGTCGCACCGGGTGTGGAGCGGCTGCGCGAGGAGGTAGCGGCCGAGGTCCGCGAGGCGGTGCACGCCTGCGACGACGCGTCCGCCGTCGAGCAGTGGACCGCACGCGACGAGGGTGCCGACGACCACGCGGCGTGGACGCGCCTGGCGCGGCTGACGCCGCCGGGCGGGCCGCAGGCGGCGCGGGCCTGGGCCCACCTGGGGGTGCTGGACCGTCGGCTGTCCTGA
- a CDS encoding von Willebrand factor type A domain-containing protein, protein MAIPLMVPLAAALTVVLALAGCTAQDEPVQTAADSAELLAPAPEAPADRDLGNTEALSGAEAAPALPDQDFAGPGTTERMMPPEQQEEYDDSPESSFQDVTTTPLSTFSADVDTASYSNLRRQVNQGVAPEGVRIEELVNYFDYGYTAPDADAEHPFSVAAQVAPAPWNSAHQLAMVGVQATEALPTSEGNNIVFLLDVSGSMDEPNKLPMLAESFELLVEQLDERDRVSIVTYAGDNQVVADSVPGSAHGVLVDHLRSLRAGGSTGGADGLRTAYELAEKNFVEGGNNRVVLATDGDFNVGPSTPQELTELIEAERESGVYVSVLGFGMANLKDNTMEAIADHGNGNYAYIDTLAEARKVLVDEFDSTMFVVAKDLKLQVELNPAAVRSYRLIGYDNRRLADEDFDDDTKDAGDVGAGHSVTAFYELIPVGAPADEDFMTVHVRYKAPGDGGETGRVGATDDGEATASTEAAFAVGPDAFTPTPSADFAFASAVAELGLIATESEYQGAASLDAVRERAWSARGADPYGLRAEFVDLVDAYRALP, encoded by the coding sequence TTGGCCATTCCGCTGATGGTGCCGCTGGCGGCGGCGCTGACCGTGGTGCTGGCACTCGCGGGCTGCACCGCCCAGGACGAGCCGGTTCAGACCGCGGCAGACTCGGCGGAACTGCTGGCCCCGGCCCCCGAGGCGCCGGCCGACAGGGACCTGGGCAACACAGAAGCACTGAGCGGTGCGGAGGCCGCGCCGGCACTCCCCGACCAGGACTTCGCCGGCCCCGGGACGACCGAGCGGATGATGCCGCCCGAGCAGCAGGAGGAGTACGACGACTCCCCCGAGTCGTCGTTCCAGGACGTCACCACCACCCCGCTGTCCACGTTCTCGGCCGACGTCGACACGGCGTCGTACTCCAACCTGCGCCGCCAGGTGAACCAGGGTGTGGCGCCCGAGGGCGTGCGCATCGAGGAGCTGGTCAACTACTTCGACTACGGGTACACGGCGCCCGACGCCGATGCGGAGCACCCGTTCTCCGTAGCGGCCCAGGTCGCGCCGGCGCCGTGGAACTCGGCACACCAGCTGGCGATGGTCGGTGTGCAGGCGACGGAGGCGCTACCGACGTCGGAGGGCAACAACATCGTGTTCCTGCTGGACGTGTCCGGGTCGATGGACGAGCCCAACAAGCTGCCCATGCTCGCCGAGTCGTTCGAGCTGCTGGTGGAACAGCTCGACGAGCGCGACCGGGTGTCGATAGTGACGTACGCGGGCGACAACCAGGTGGTCGCCGACTCGGTGCCCGGCTCGGCGCACGGGGTGCTGGTGGATCACCTGCGGTCGCTGCGCGCCGGCGGCTCGACGGGCGGCGCGGACGGGCTGCGGACGGCCTACGAGCTGGCCGAGAAGAACTTCGTCGAGGGCGGCAACAACCGCGTGGTGCTGGCGACCGACGGCGACTTCAACGTCGGCCCGTCGACCCCGCAGGAGCTCACGGAGCTGATCGAGGCCGAGCGGGAGTCCGGCGTCTACGTGTCGGTGCTGGGCTTCGGCATGGCCAATCTCAAGGACAACACGATGGAGGCCATCGCGGACCACGGGAACGGCAACTACGCCTACATCGACACGCTCGCGGAGGCGCGCAAGGTCCTGGTGGACGAGTTCGACTCGACGATGTTCGTGGTCGCCAAGGACCTCAAGCTGCAGGTGGAGCTGAACCCGGCCGCCGTCCGCTCCTACCGGCTGATCGGGTACGACAACCGGCGTCTGGCGGACGAGGACTTCGACGACGACACCAAGGACGCCGGCGATGTCGGGGCCGGGCACTCCGTGACCGCGTTCTACGAGCTGATCCCGGTCGGCGCGCCGGCCGACGAGGACTTCATGACCGTGCACGTGCGCTACAAGGCTCCGGGTGACGGCGGGGAGACTGGTCGGGTTGGAGCGACCGATGACGGCGAGGCGACGGCCAGCACGGAGGCGGCGTTCGCCGTCGGCCCCGACGCGTTCACGCCGACGCCGTCGGCGGACTTCGCCTTCGCGTCCGCGGTGGCCGAGCTCGGGCTGATCGCCACCGAGTCCGAGTACCAGGGGGCGGCGAGCCTCGACGCCGTCAGGGAGCGGGCCTGGAGCGCCCGGGGCGCGGATCCCTACGGGCTGCGGGCGGAGTTTGTCGACCTGGTGGATGCCTACCGTGCGCTGCCGTGA
- a CDS encoding aldehyde dehydrogenase family protein, whose product MTVYAAPGTEGAIATYRPRYDHWIGGEYVAPANGQYFENPSPVNGRTFTEVARGDADDINRALDAAHGAAPAWGRTSVTERALVLNRIADRIEEHLEELAVAETWENGKPVRETLAADLPLAVDHFRYFAGAIRAQEGSISEIDGDTIAYHFQEPLGVVGQIIPWNFPILMAVWKLAPALAAGNAVVLKPAEQTPTSILYLMELIADLLPPGVINVVNGFGAEAGKPLASSPRIRKIAFTGETTTGRLIMQYASQNIIPVTLELGGKSPNIFFSDVAAANDEFYDKALEGFTMFALNQGEVCTCPSRALIQSDIYSSFLADAVVRVEAIKQGNPLDTDTMIGAQASNDQLEKILSYFDIGKAEGAKVLTGGYRAEMEGDLAGGYYVTPTIFEGKNSMRIFQEEIFGPVVAVTEFGDFDDAIKIANDTLYGLGAGVWTRSGAEAYRAGRAIEAGRVWTNCYHAYPAAAAFGGYKGSGVGRENHKMMLDHYQQTKNLLVSYAQGKQGFF is encoded by the coding sequence ATGACCGTTTACGCAGCCCCGGGTACCGAAGGTGCCATCGCCACCTATCGGCCCCGGTACGACCACTGGATCGGCGGCGAGTACGTGGCGCCCGCGAACGGGCAGTACTTCGAGAATCCGAGCCCTGTGAACGGGCGGACCTTCACCGAGGTGGCGCGCGGCGACGCCGACGACATCAACCGGGCGCTCGACGCCGCGCACGGCGCGGCGCCGGCCTGGGGGCGCACGTCGGTCACCGAGCGTGCGCTCGTCCTGAACAGGATCGCCGACCGCATCGAGGAGCACCTCGAGGAGCTGGCCGTCGCCGAGACCTGGGAGAACGGCAAGCCCGTCCGCGAGACCCTCGCCGCCGACCTCCCGCTGGCCGTGGACCACTTCCGCTACTTCGCGGGCGCGATCCGGGCGCAGGAGGGGTCGATCAGCGAGATCGACGGTGACACCATCGCCTACCACTTCCAGGAGCCGCTGGGTGTGGTCGGGCAGATCATCCCGTGGAACTTCCCGATCCTGATGGCGGTGTGGAAGCTGGCGCCGGCGCTCGCGGCAGGCAACGCCGTGGTGCTCAAGCCGGCCGAGCAGACGCCGACGTCGATCCTGTACCTGATGGAGCTCATCGCGGACCTGCTCCCGCCGGGTGTCATCAACGTGGTCAACGGGTTCGGCGCGGAGGCGGGCAAGCCGCTCGCGAGCTCACCGAGGATCCGCAAGATCGCGTTCACGGGTGAGACCACGACGGGCCGCCTGATCATGCAGTACGCGTCGCAGAACATCATTCCCGTGACGCTGGAGCTGGGCGGCAAGTCGCCGAACATCTTCTTCAGCGACGTCGCCGCGGCGAACGACGAGTTCTACGACAAGGCCCTGGAGGGCTTCACGATGTTCGCCCTCAACCAGGGCGAGGTGTGCACGTGCCCGTCCCGCGCGCTCATCCAGTCGGACATCTACAGCTCGTTCCTGGCCGACGCCGTGGTGCGCGTCGAGGCGATCAAGCAGGGCAACCCGCTGGACACCGACACGATGATCGGCGCGCAGGCGAGCAACGACCAGCTCGAGAAGATTCTCAGCTACTTCGACATCGGCAAGGCGGAGGGCGCCAAGGTGCTCACCGGCGGGTACCGGGCCGAGATGGAGGGGGACCTCGCGGGTGGGTACTACGTGACTCCCACGATCTTCGAGGGCAAGAACTCCATGCGGATCTTCCAGGAGGAGATCTTCGGGCCGGTGGTGGCGGTGACGGAGTTCGGCGACTTCGACGACGCGATCAAGATCGCCAACGACACCCTCTACGGGCTGGGTGCGGGAGTGTGGACCCGGTCCGGCGCGGAAGCCTACCGAGCGGGGCGCGCGATCGAGGCGGGTCGCGTGTGGACCAACTGCTACCACGCCTACCCGGCGGCGGCGGCGTTCGGCGGCTACAAGGGCTCGGGCGTGGGACGCGAGAACCACAAGATGATGCTCGACCACTACCAGCAGACCAAGAACCTGCTGGTGAGCTACGCGCAGGGCAAGCAGGGCTTCTTCTAA
- a CDS encoding DUF779 domain-containing protein — MSDDVHSPQAVGAPPARVAVTDDAAKLLARLRVKHGELMFHQSGGCCDGSSPMCYPDGDFITGDADVHLGDLAITTADAVGPDSVDDTPFTVPVWMSRNQFEYWKHTHLTIDVVPGRGAGFSVEAPEGVRFLIRSRLFTDEEWERLAD, encoded by the coding sequence ATGTCTGACGACGTCCACTCGCCCCAGGCGGTCGGCGCCCCACCTGCGCGGGTCGCCGTGACGGACGACGCGGCGAAGCTGCTCGCGCGGCTGCGCGTCAAGCACGGTGAGCTGATGTTCCACCAGTCCGGCGGCTGCTGCGACGGCTCGTCGCCCATGTGCTACCCGGACGGCGACTTCATCACCGGCGACGCGGACGTGCACCTCGGCGACCTCGCGATCACGACGGCGGACGCCGTGGGACCGGACTCCGTGGACGACACCCCGTTCACGGTCCCGGTCTGGATGAGCCGCAACCAGTTCGAGTACTGGAAGCACACGCACCTGACCATCGACGTGGTGCCCGGCCGGGGTGCCGGGTTCAGCGTGGAGGCACCCGAGGGCGTGCGGTTCCTGATCCGGTCCCGGCTGTTCACGGACGAGGAGTGGGAGCGGCTCGCAGACTGA